In a genomic window of Zingiber officinale cultivar Zhangliang chromosome 9B, Zo_v1.1, whole genome shotgun sequence:
- the LOC122022867 gene encoding uncharacterized protein LOC122022867, whose amino-acid sequence MSCTDEEKVELAAYHLRDQAVTWWDMQKTIFGEQRITWTMFRDAFERQYFPATFCLARRQEFLSLKQGDRLVMEYNTEFCRLAEFCPHLVAQDYDRIQQFTQGLAAYIRIQMSGFPGSSYREVLHRALFIEMTQQQVNQEKGHDKHSSQKRGNKGQSSQAPSGGSSRPQKTGRTSDGGSRPPHHDQKNFGGTRCFQCGSKSHTRNSCPLDHAICFYCKLPGHESQDYTLKAQLEAPKVTSQGESSSQSRSQRRSQKTQSAPCQQRPQPSQGQIYHIQGQEPATT is encoded by the coding sequence ATGAGTTGCACGGACGAGGAGAAAGTGGAACTGGCAGCGTATCATCTCCGGGATCAGGCAGTCACATGGTGGGACATGCAGAAGACGATCTTTGGAGAGCAACGCATCACATGGACAATGTTCCGAGATGCGTTTGAGCGGCAATATTTCCCAGCGACCTTCTGTCTAGCTCGACGCCAGGAATTTCTGAGTCTCAAGCAGGGCGACAGGTTAGTGATGGAGTACAATACTGAATTCTGTAGGTTGGCAGAATTTTGTCCTCACTTAGTGGCACAAGATTATGATCGTATACAGCAGTTCACTCAGGGTCTTGCAGCATACATTCGGATCCAGATGTCAGGATTTCCAGGTAGTTCCTATCGGGAGGTTCTACATCGAGCACTATTCATAGAGATGACTCAGCAGCAGGTAAATCAGGAGAAAGGACATGATAAGCACTCGTCACAAAAGAGAGGGAATAAAGGTCAGagttctcaagctccttccggaGGATCTTCTCGGCCTCAGAAGACTGGGCGAACATCGGATGGAGGTTCTCGTCCCCCTCATCATGATCAGAAGAACTTTGGTGGGACCAGGTGTTTTCAGTGTGGGTCCAAGAGTCACACCAGGAACAGCTGCCCGTTGGATCATGCTATATGTTTCTACTgtaaacttccagggcatgagaGTCAGGATTATACTCTGAAAGCACAGTTGGAGGCTCCTAAAGTTACATCTCAGGGGGAATCATCCTCTCAGTCACGTTCACAGAGGAGATCGCAGAAGACTCAGAGTGCCCCATGTCAGCAACGACCACAGCCTTCTCAGGGACAGATATATCATATTCAGGGTCAGGAACCAGCGACTACTTAG
- the LOC122025369 gene encoding polyamine oxidase 3-like isoform X2: MGAAWLHGVCNENPLASWIGRLGLPIYRTSGDNSVLYDHDLESYALFDGDGHQVPQDLVEKVGKVFETILEEANKLRWSLKD, encoded by the exons ATGGGAGCAGCCTG GTTGCATGGTGTCTGCAACGAGAATCCATTGGCATCTTGGATTGGAAGACTTGGTCTACCAATTTATCGAACTTCTGGTGACAATTCTGTCTTGTATGATCATGACTTGGAGAG CTACGCACTCTTTGATGGTGATGGACATCAAGTGCCTCAAGATCTAGTGGAAAAAGTTGGTAAGGTGTTTGAAACCATTCTGGAAGAG GCTAACAAACTCAG gtggagtttgaaggattag
- the LOC122025369 gene encoding polyamine oxidase 3-like isoform X1 has protein sequence MGAAWLHGVCNENPLASWIGRLGLPIYRTSGDNSVLYDHDLESYALFDGDGHQVPQDLVEKVGKVFETILEEANKLRYETNEDMSIAQAIKLVMERHSI, from the exons ATGGGAGCAGCCTG GTTGCATGGTGTCTGCAACGAGAATCCATTGGCATCTTGGATTGGAAGACTTGGTCTACCAATTTATCGAACTTCTGGTGACAATTCTGTCTTGTATGATCATGACTTGGAGAG CTACGCACTCTTTGATGGTGATGGACATCAAGTGCCTCAAGATCTAGTGGAAAAAGTTGGTAAGGTGTTTGAAACCATTCTGGAAGAG GCTAACAAACTCAGGTATGAAACAAATGAAGACATGTCTATAGCACAGGCTATTAAGCTAGTCATGGAGAGGCATTCAATATGA